The following proteins are encoded in a genomic region of Spirosoma sp. SC4-14:
- a CDS encoding histidine kinase, with translation MTYEAWSPLFLGMVVAMLLTNAVQWFMYRERIYGLYTIYTLTWAIYFTINHFDLPRNIANFYKLLLSYASYILYLELAKIFLELRGRPRFLAWVKRVQWVLVFYCVTKTYIYLFTDFWQTPLHDLLLHPVRLALLSVGGYIVFTFYRSNDMVARFFVAGTASLMINHSITILLLIRSSHFSQKMLFWQHPDLFVQLGVVLDLIFFSLGISYRHRREAVRKAVVEKNLEKEREQHHREQLEADLALQQLQHEKTEVQMRALQSQINPHFLFNSLNTLSSLIDESPGQANDFVDELSSVYRYLLRSNENELTTLNHELTFINSYFHLLRTRFGSGVNLEISVEEAYSKAWLPPLTLQLLVENAVKHNMILSDSPLCIRIRTNDQKQLIVENTLQRKQLRVESNGVGLSNIAFKYQLLNQPEPIIEEQEGWFRVTLPLLVPQTVLVRQ, from the coding sequence ATGACTTACGAAGCCTGGTCGCCCCTTTTTCTGGGTATGGTGGTAGCCATGTTGCTGACCAATGCCGTACAGTGGTTTATGTATAGAGAACGCATTTATGGGCTCTATACGATCTATACGCTTACATGGGCCATTTACTTCACAATCAATCATTTCGATCTGCCCCGAAATATTGCCAACTTCTATAAGTTGCTGCTGTCTTATGCGTCCTATATTTTGTATCTGGAACTGGCAAAAATCTTTCTGGAGCTACGCGGTCGACCGCGTTTTCTGGCGTGGGTGAAACGGGTTCAGTGGGTGCTTGTGTTTTATTGCGTTACCAAGACCTATATCTATTTGTTTACGGATTTCTGGCAAACGCCCCTCCACGATTTGTTGCTTCATCCGGTTCGGTTGGCGTTGCTTAGCGTAGGTGGGTATATCGTTTTTACGTTCTATCGGTCGAACGATATGGTGGCCCGTTTTTTTGTGGCAGGCACCGCATCGCTGATGATCAACCATTCGATTACGATTCTGCTGCTGATCCGGTCGTCGCACTTTAGTCAGAAAATGCTCTTCTGGCAACATCCCGATTTGTTCGTTCAACTAGGGGTTGTGCTGGATCTGATCTTCTTCTCGCTGGGTATTTCGTATCGCCATCGGCGCGAAGCCGTTCGGAAGGCTGTTGTTGAAAAAAATCTGGAAAAAGAACGCGAACAGCACCATCGCGAACAACTCGAAGCCGATCTGGCCCTGCAACAGCTTCAGCACGAAAAAACCGAAGTGCAAATGCGGGCACTGCAAAGTCAGATTAACCCCCATTTTTTGTTCAATAGTCTGAACACGCTCTCGTCGCTGATCGATGAAAGCCCTGGCCAGGCGAACGATTTTGTTGATGAACTATCGAGCGTATATCGCTATCTATTACGAAGCAACGAAAACGAACTGACCACGCTCAACCACGAACTGACTTTTATCAATTCGTATTTTCATTTGCTCCGAACGCGTTTTGGTAGTGGTGTCAATCTGGAAATTTCGGTCGAGGAAGCATATAGCAAAGCCTGGTTGCCACCACTGACGCTGCAACTGCTGGTCGAAAATGCAGTGAAGCACAACATGATTTTATCGGATTCGCCCCTATGCATTCGCATCAGGACGAATGATCAGAAACAGCTTATTGTGGAAAATACATTACAACGCAAGCAGTTGCGGGTAGAATCGAATGGCGTCGGTTTATCGAATATTGCGTTCAAATACCAGCTACTGAATCAGCCTGAGCCCATTATTGAAGAACAGGAAGGCTGGTTTCGCGTAACGCTGCCATTGCTGGTGCCGCAGACCGTGCTCGTACGCCAGTGA
- a CDS encoding VOC family protein, translating to MKFLDIELYTNDPAGTRWFYTQRLGLDIVAETDQYLTLQLGWTRLTFRAVNVPAGPYHFAINIPASTLEVVMHCYQFDYLDTQAVGQTIAEFPNWNARACYFYDNNGNILEFIGRNDLHLDNPNLTIGDLFQGISEIGIVTQSVPHTTRQLSQQFGIPQFVRSSPSPDFNAMGNDNGLFILSRAGRNWLFTQTSAALSYCRITFESEPGSQPQIVYSYEVNQMPVGYKHSLEANKQPGPK from the coding sequence ATGAAATTTCTGGACATTGAACTCTATACCAACGATCCGGCAGGAACCCGATGGTTCTATACCCAACGGCTAGGTCTGGACATCGTTGCCGAAACGGACCAATACCTTACGCTGCAACTCGGCTGGACCCGCCTGACCTTTCGGGCCGTAAACGTTCCGGCAGGTCCCTATCACTTTGCCATTAACATACCGGCCAGTACACTCGAAGTAGTTATGCATTGCTACCAGTTCGACTATCTGGATACGCAGGCAGTTGGACAAACGATAGCCGAATTTCCGAACTGGAATGCGCGTGCCTGCTATTTCTACGACAACAACGGTAACATTCTCGAATTTATCGGTCGTAATGATCTCCATCTCGACAATCCGAATCTGACCATTGGCGATTTGTTTCAGGGCATTAGCGAAATAGGCATTGTAACCCAAAGCGTGCCACACACAACTCGTCAGCTCAGTCAGCAATTTGGCATACCACAGTTTGTCCGGTCGTCGCCTTCGCCCGATTTCAACGCCATGGGCAACGATAATGGTCTGTTCATTCTCTCACGGGCGGGCCGCAACTGGCTGTTTACCCAAACATCAGCCGCTCTCTCCTATTGCCGCATTACGTTTGAGTCCGAACCGGGAAGCCAGCCCCAAATAGTCTATAGCTACGAGGTCAATCAAATGCCAGTGGGCTATAAACACTCGCTCGAAGCCAATAAACAACCTGGCCCTAAGTAA
- a CDS encoding histidine kinase yields MTSWPAQHTPPPEQSNSNWVRWIFIPFAVLLANLVFLKETQYNAQMYIVWSLVGIVYGWIIWRVNRQWMLYVRRRYAYIKQTRLRVITTFAGYTVITGSLQAALIWLGHLTHLNNAPVTEQAYRKLIIVNLIWVVIVGTIYEVVYYLHKYRQALQEAEALKKAGLQRQYDRLKSQVNPHFLFNCLNSLSALIAEDRQRASAFLDELASVYRYMLQASQRPIVTLSDETAFLSAFCYLLDTRFGKTLRWQVWVDPSLLEYWLPPLTLQLLIENALRHNLLLVDQPLTICINTTSDGHLEVSNRIQRKKLKVPTQLGGLALLATRFDSLDLPRPVIEDDGHQFVVRVPLAKTQQSESNTTVTNRVE; encoded by the coding sequence GTGACTTCCTGGCCTGCTCAACATACTCCCCCACCGGAACAGTCCAACAGCAACTGGGTCCGCTGGATTTTCATTCCATTTGCGGTGCTGTTAGCCAATCTGGTCTTTCTGAAGGAAACGCAATACAACGCTCAGATGTATATTGTCTGGTCGCTGGTTGGCATTGTTTACGGCTGGATAATCTGGCGGGTAAATCGCCAGTGGATGCTGTATGTGCGTCGACGTTATGCCTACATTAAGCAAACCCGGCTTCGCGTGATTACTACATTTGCTGGTTACACAGTTATTACGGGAAGTTTACAGGCTGCTCTTATCTGGCTTGGTCACCTAACCCACCTCAATAATGCACCGGTTACGGAACAGGCTTACCGGAAACTGATTATCGTCAATCTGATTTGGGTGGTTATTGTCGGCACGATCTATGAAGTTGTCTATTATCTGCATAAATACCGCCAGGCACTTCAGGAAGCCGAAGCACTAAAGAAAGCAGGGCTGCAACGCCAGTATGACCGGCTTAAAAGTCAGGTTAATCCGCATTTTTTGTTCAACTGCCTCAATTCGCTCTCGGCACTTATTGCCGAAGACCGTCAGCGGGCCAGTGCGTTTCTCGACGAACTGGCAAGCGTGTATCGGTATATGCTTCAGGCGAGCCAGCGCCCAATTGTAACGCTGAGCGACGAAACGGCTTTTCTGTCGGCGTTTTGCTACCTGCTCGACACCCGGTTTGGCAAAACACTCCGCTGGCAAGTGTGGGTCGACCCATCGTTGCTGGAATATTGGCTTCCTCCCCTGACCTTACAACTACTCATCGAAAACGCCCTGCGGCATAATCTGCTGCTGGTCGATCAACCACTGACTATCTGCATTAATACCACCAGCGATGGGCATCTGGAAGTAAGTAACCGTATTCAGCGTAAAAAACTTAAGGTTCCTACACAGTTAGGAGGCCTTGCCCTACTGGCTACCCGCTTCGATTCGCTGGATTTACCCAGACCCGTTATTGAAGATGATGGACATCAATTTGTTGTTCGTGTACCTTTGGCAAAAACTCAGCAATCAGAGTCGAATACAACCGTTACCAATCGTGTCGAATGA
- a CDS encoding histidine kinase has protein sequence MKKFSYTEQDSTMQLIVLPLFVFILNWILLKDTYWHNWRVFAFATLVAGTIGYGNWIANNIAGNYINRNFPYFHQLPQRIVLLFLSAVLLISLAVTLDYGIYVWANSSTLPLKPGQLGWAFAFVLINTVVVIAIYESIMAFNYWQRTLIETEQLRKENLQSQLEGLKSQINPHFLFNSLNSLSSLIEDDPDRAQQFIEEMSSVYRYLLRSNETELATLQQEIQFAQSYFHLLNTRYGDGIRLDLAIDPQLETYLLPPLTLQILFENVVKHNIILPQQPLTIRVNTTPDGQLRVQNNLQRKSVRVPSNRIGLSNITAKYELLGQGTVLIEEEAQTFIVTLPLLVNST, from the coding sequence ATGAAAAAATTCAGCTATACCGAACAGGACAGCACGATGCAACTCATTGTATTGCCCCTGTTTGTGTTTATCCTGAACTGGATACTGCTGAAAGATACCTACTGGCACAACTGGCGTGTATTTGCCTTTGCCACCCTGGTTGCCGGAACAATAGGCTATGGCAACTGGATTGCCAACAATATTGCGGGTAACTATATCAATCGAAATTTTCCTTACTTCCACCAATTACCCCAGCGAATTGTGCTGTTGTTTTTGAGCGCCGTTTTGCTGATTTCACTGGCAGTGACTCTCGACTACGGCATATACGTCTGGGCCAATTCGTCAACCCTCCCGCTCAAACCAGGCCAGTTAGGCTGGGCGTTTGCTTTTGTGCTAATCAATACGGTGGTTGTTATCGCCATTTACGAAAGTATTATGGCCTTCAACTACTGGCAACGAACACTCATCGAAACCGAGCAACTCCGAAAGGAAAACCTGCAAAGCCAGCTCGAAGGGCTAAAAAGTCAGATCAATCCGCATTTTTTGTTCAATAGCCTGAACTCCCTATCGTCGCTGATTGAAGATGACCCCGATCGGGCACAGCAGTTCATCGAAGAAATGAGCAGTGTGTATCGGTATCTGCTCCGCAGCAACGAAACCGAACTGGCAACCCTACAGCAGGAAATTCAGTTTGCGCAGTCGTATTTTCATCTGCTCAATACGCGCTATGGCGATGGTATCCGGCTCGACCTGGCCATTGATCCGCAACTGGAAACTTATTTGCTACCACCACTCACCCTGCAAATTCTGTTCGAAAATGTAGTGAAGCATAACATCATTCTACCGCAGCAACCCCTTACGATTCGGGTAAACACCACCCCCGACGGCCAGCTTCGGGTGCAGAATAATTTGCAGCGCAAAAGTGTCCGGGTTCCATCGAACCGCATTGGCCTCTCCAACATTACGGCTAAATACGAACTGTTGGGGCAAGGTACCGTACTCATTGAGGAAGAAGCACAAACATTTATAGTCACACTCCCCCTGCTGGTAAACTCTACTTAA
- a CDS encoding LytTR family DNA-binding domain-containing protein: MNVFLIEDEELAVRKLSKLLLDVDPTIQIVGTAASVRSSVAWLNANTPGQPSAPDLILMDIELADGQSFEIFEQTTVGAPVIFTTSYDEYALRAFKVNSIDYLLKPIKRHELEASLAKYKRTVADSGEVVESKPSDVGMMDIDALVQQLRQQIQPADYRRRFLVKHRQQWVPVEVSDIAYFYSEEGVSLFRTHSNQKFSLDYTLDELEKMLDPAQFFRANRQYIVQINTVQQIHPYFNNKLKLVLKPATDDEVLVSRERATDFKKWMGK, translated from the coding sequence ATGAATGTATTTTTAATTGAAGATGAAGAACTAGCCGTCCGCAAACTGTCGAAACTCTTGCTGGATGTTGACCCAACCATTCAGATTGTAGGTACGGCTGCCAGTGTGCGCTCGTCGGTAGCCTGGCTCAACGCCAACACACCGGGTCAGCCATCGGCTCCCGATCTGATTCTGATGGACATTGAGCTGGCCGATGGACAGAGTTTCGAAATCTTTGAGCAAACCACCGTTGGCGCACCGGTTATTTTCACGACCTCTTATGACGAATACGCACTACGGGCTTTTAAGGTAAACAGTATCGACTACCTGCTAAAACCCATCAAACGGCACGAACTCGAAGCCAGTCTGGCCAAATACAAACGTACCGTTGCCGACAGTGGCGAAGTTGTGGAGAGTAAACCCAGCGACGTGGGCATGATGGACATCGACGCACTGGTACAGCAGCTACGCCAGCAAATTCAGCCCGCCGACTACCGTCGGCGGTTTCTGGTAAAACATCGCCAGCAATGGGTGCCGGTTGAGGTTAGCGACATCGCCTATTTCTATTCGGAAGAGGGCGTAAGCTTATTTCGCACGCACAGTAACCAGAAATTTTCGCTCGATTATACCCTCGACGAACTGGAAAAAATGCTCGACCCCGCCCAGTTTTTCCGGGCAAACCGGCAATATATTGTCCAGATCAACACCGTTCAGCAGATTCATCCTTACTTCAATAATAAGCTGAAACTGGTGCTCAAGCCAGCTACCGACGATGAGGTACTGGTCAGCCGCGAACGGGCAACCGATTTCAAAAAGTGGATGGGGAAATAG
- a CDS encoding histidine kinase has translation MNTSFNDSRLRIWGPVVLFVFVALFFRLDWYLSLPLRTVILNDMIGLSIGVVWWQLARWVVLRLQARYSGYPNSRKRLVWLLVLLPIMANLAWFIRQMTRFLFDGHIWYFPHLVEYSRAVGMQFFYHCVYFSIYEGAYVLKEWQKAQLEKDALTKSNLQSQLVSLKNQVSPHFLFNSLNSISSLITEDPDQAEAFVDELASVYRYLLQAGERELTTLDAELTFIRSYFYLIKMRYGTGIDVSIDVDAVYYPRLLPPLTLQILIENALKHNIFLPEQPLRIYIQTPSDGTLRVENTIQRRNVRVETVGIGLANMAIKYKLLDQPTPVIDEQAGWFRVTLPLLTQAQIHFAT, from the coding sequence ATGAACACATCTTTCAACGATAGCAGATTACGGATTTGGGGACCCGTTGTTTTGTTTGTGTTTGTGGCGTTGTTTTTCCGTCTGGACTGGTACCTGAGCCTTCCATTGCGAACCGTCATACTGAACGATATGATCGGTCTTAGCATTGGTGTGGTTTGGTGGCAGCTTGCTCGTTGGGTAGTTCTTCGGCTTCAGGCGCGCTATTCTGGGTACCCAAACAGCCGGAAGCGTCTGGTCTGGTTGCTGGTTCTTTTGCCCATAATGGCAAATCTGGCCTGGTTTATCCGGCAAATGACCCGCTTCCTGTTCGATGGCCACATCTGGTACTTTCCGCACCTGGTAGAATATTCGCGGGCTGTTGGGATGCAGTTTTTTTACCACTGCGTTTATTTTTCAATTTACGAAGGAGCATATGTGCTGAAGGAGTGGCAGAAAGCGCAACTGGAAAAAGATGCATTGACCAAGAGTAATTTGCAGAGTCAGCTCGTTTCGCTTAAAAATCAGGTAAGTCCTCATTTTTTGTTCAATAGCCTCAATTCGATTTCGTCGTTGATTACCGAAGATCCGGATCAGGCCGAAGCCTTTGTCGATGAACTGGCGAGCGTGTATCGGTATCTGCTACAGGCTGGTGAGCGCGAGCTGACCACCCTCGATGCCGAACTAACCTTTATACGGTCGTATTTTTACCTCATTAAAATGCGTTATGGCACCGGAATCGATGTTTCGATTGATGTCGATGCTGTGTATTACCCACGTTTGCTGCCGCCACTTACGTTGCAGATCTTGATCGAGAATGCGCTTAAGCACAACATATTTCTTCCTGAGCAACCCCTTCGAATATATATTCAGACACCCAGCGATGGCACCTTACGCGTCGAAAATACCATTCAGCGCCGGAATGTGCGGGTCGAAACAGTAGGTATTGGTCTGGCCAATATGGCTATTAAATATAAACTGCTCGATCAGCCTACGCCAGTAATTGACGAACAGGCTGGCTGGTTTCGCGTAACGCTACCTCTATTGACTCAAGCCCAGATTCATTTTGCTACCTGA
- a CDS encoding histidine kinase, producing MKPLNDTKLRIFGPLALFVFGTLFFRLNWYFELPISDLVKSDLIAITAGFTCWQVARWAIRALQYRYPELAQTTTRFVWLLVLAPLLVNFAWFIRYAIRNIINNDEWVLPDLIDYTYSIGIQIFYYCAYVITYEGIYSLQKWKQTHLDKEALRKANLQNQLDSLKSQINPHFLFNSLNSLSALITENPAQAELFVDEISSVYRYLLRNNEDKLTPLRDEMDFIESYVHLLKTRYGSGLQIQISVDSLYDDYLLPPLTLQILIENAVKHNMILAESPLEIDIYIENEELVVQNNLQRKTTKVDSNQIGLANIMAKYTLLGNYQILVQDDEDYFTVRLPLLRAQQLTTT from the coding sequence ATGAAGCCACTCAACGACACAAAACTGCGAATTTTCGGCCCTCTCGCTCTGTTTGTGTTCGGAACGCTCTTTTTCAGACTTAACTGGTACTTCGAATTGCCCATTAGCGATCTTGTTAAGTCTGACCTGATTGCCATTACGGCTGGTTTTACCTGCTGGCAGGTAGCGCGGTGGGCGATTCGAGCGCTGCAATACCGTTACCCCGAACTTGCGCAGACAACGACCCGTTTTGTGTGGTTGCTGGTGCTGGCACCCTTGCTGGTCAATTTTGCCTGGTTCATACGCTATGCCATACGAAATATAATCAATAACGACGAATGGGTTTTGCCCGATCTGATTGACTATACGTATTCAATCGGGATTCAAATTTTTTACTATTGCGCATATGTAATTACCTACGAAGGTATCTATAGCCTGCAAAAGTGGAAGCAGACGCATCTGGACAAAGAAGCTTTGCGAAAGGCCAATCTGCAAAATCAGCTCGATTCGCTGAAAAGCCAGATTAACCCGCATTTTCTGTTCAACAGCCTTAATTCGCTGTCGGCACTGATTACGGAAAATCCTGCTCAGGCCGAACTGTTTGTCGATGAAATCAGCAGCGTATACCGGTACCTGCTTCGGAATAACGAAGACAAACTGACACCGCTGCGCGATGAAATGGATTTTATTGAATCGTATGTGCATTTGCTGAAAACCCGCTATGGCAGCGGACTACAGATACAAATCAGCGTCGATAGTTTGTATGATGATTACCTGCTGCCACCGCTTACCCTACAGATTCTGATCGAAAATGCGGTAAAACACAACATGATCCTGGCTGAATCGCCTTTGGAGATCGACATCTATATCGAAAATGAAGAGCTTGTTGTTCAGAACAATCTTCAGCGAAAAACCACTAAAGTCGATTCGAACCAGATTGGTTTGGCCAACATTATGGCCAAGTATACATTGCTGGGTAACTACCAGATATTGGTGCAGGATGATGAAGATTATTTCACTGTTCGGTTGCCACTACTACGGGCGCAGCAACTAACAACTACCTGA
- a CDS encoding cupin domain-containing protein gives MAFTNKVVRNPITGQDIRFVRTAADTGGKLLEMETIYRPHSAEPTDHYHPYQAEEFTVLQGELTVRIDGQLEKLKPGDTLHIPANTVHAMWNASDQKTVVTWQVRPALDTEYLLETASGLAADGKVTASGMPPLLQTALLVNRFSGVFRVAKPSFVVQKILFTILAPVAYLFGYKSTYGKYLD, from the coding sequence ATGGCCTTTACCAATAAAGTTGTTCGAAACCCAATAACCGGGCAGGATATTCGGTTTGTGCGGACAGCAGCCGATACCGGCGGGAAATTACTGGAGATGGAGACGATTTATCGGCCCCATTCAGCAGAGCCAACAGATCATTATCATCCATATCAGGCCGAAGAGTTTACGGTATTGCAGGGCGAATTGACGGTACGGATCGATGGTCAGTTGGAAAAACTGAAACCGGGCGATACGCTCCATATTCCGGCCAATACGGTACACGCCATGTGGAATGCATCGGATCAAAAAACGGTCGTTACCTGGCAGGTGAGACCGGCTTTGGATACGGAGTATCTGCTCGAAACGGCCAGCGGCCTTGCTGCCGATGGTAAAGTAACGGCCAGCGGAATGCCTCCCCTGTTGCAGACGGCTTTGCTGGTTAATCGGTTTTCCGGGGTTTTCCGGGTAGCTAAACCGTCCTTTGTTGTTCAGAAAATTCTCTTTACTATCCTGGCGCCGGTTGCGTATCTTTTTGGGTATAAGTCAACCTATGGCAAATACCTCGACTGA
- the idi gene encoding isopentenyl-diphosphate Delta-isomerase has translation MINNLTPSSPTLLLVDQQDNVIGTAEKLAAHQTGALHRAFSVLIFNEQGDYLLQQRALEKYHSGGLWTNSCCGHPSQPDNTAAQAQQRLFEEMGFRAELDPLFVFQYYAELPNGLTEHEIDHVFTGQYQGDIPFNFSEVSAVRWISPEALAQEINESPDSFTVWFKILFDRLQKSNQPVTAA, from the coding sequence ATGATAAATAATCTGACTCCCTCCTCTCCTACTCTATTACTCGTCGACCAGCAGGATAACGTAATCGGAACAGCCGAAAAGCTGGCTGCTCATCAGACTGGCGCGCTCCACCGGGCTTTTTCAGTGCTGATTTTCAACGAACAGGGCGACTATCTGCTTCAACAGCGTGCGCTGGAAAAATATCATTCGGGTGGCTTATGGACCAACTCCTGTTGCGGCCATCCCAGCCAGCCCGATAACACAGCAGCGCAGGCCCAACAACGGTTATTCGAAGAAATGGGATTCCGGGCCGAACTAGACCCGTTATTTGTCTTTCAATACTATGCTGAACTACCCAACGGACTCACTGAACATGAAATTGATCATGTGTTTACGGGTCAGTACCAGGGAGACATCCCATTTAATTTCAGTGAAGTAAGTGCAGTGCGGTGGATTTCACCAGAAGCACTGGCTCAGGAAATAAACGAATCACCCGATTCGTTTACAGTATGGTTTAAGATTCTTTTTGATCGACTCCAAAAGTCGAATCAGCCAGTTACGGCGGCATGA
- a CDS encoding YceI family protein: MKTLTVFAACLFVSGVSLAQTWNVDKAHSRVGFTVTHNLLAEVDGNFKTFDAKVTSSKPDLSDAVLELTADINSINTDNDRRDGHLKSPDFFDAAKYPTLTFKSTSFKKVADKKYAATGNLTMHGVTKPVTLDVTMLGPVKMKGPGGKEQEKVGFKVGTTLKRSDFGVGTIPVVVVSDEVEVKANGEFVKQDAAN, from the coding sequence ATGAAAACACTTACCGTATTTGCTGCCTGCCTCTTTGTATCTGGTGTTTCGCTGGCTCAAACCTGGAACGTAGACAAAGCTCACTCGCGTGTCGGATTTACCGTTACACACAACCTACTGGCAGAAGTAGACGGCAATTTTAAAACCTTCGACGCAAAAGTAACCTCCTCAAAACCAGACCTATCTGATGCAGTACTAGAGCTTACGGCCGATATCAACAGCATCAACACCGATAATGACCGTCGGGATGGCCACCTGAAAAGCCCCGATTTTTTCGATGCGGCCAAATACCCAACGTTGACTTTCAAAAGTACGTCGTTCAAAAAAGTTGCCGATAAAAAATACGCAGCAACTGGCAACCTGACCATGCACGGTGTTACAAAACCCGTAACGCTGGATGTTACGATGCTAGGACCCGTAAAAATGAAAGGGCCAGGCGGCAAAGAACAGGAAAAAGTTGGCTTCAAAGTAGGCACTACACTTAAGCGTTCAGATTTTGGCGTAGGCACGATTCCGGTGGTGGTTGTAAGTGATGAGGTTGAAGTGAAAGCCAACGGCGAATTTGTGAAGCAGGACGCTGCCAATTAA
- a CDS encoding alpha/beta hydrolase-fold protein: MTNILKLLFTACLAGAVTFGNQALAQMPQRQPTPNDTLKSPRVLGDKRAVISIYAPKATEVVVSGDFMSQNKPMNLTKNDQGVWSAVIGPLKPDYYTYTLLVDGVRTMDPKNPIIKQGISSLENIMTVPGAETAFEDNKPVPHGEVREVWYDSKSLGMMRRMHVYTPPGYEKGMTKYPVFYLLHGGGDDDSGWNTVGRAGFIIDNLLAAGKAKPMIVVMPNGSMPMDITPGADMSKAMSSMRTMFADELLKEVMPHVEKNYRALTNRENRAIAGLSMGGFQTLDLTLGHPELFNYVGVFSSGFFGATIDEAETYYAKGLQDPTFNKNKKLFWIEIGKDDFVMDANKKTMALLDKHHINYQYKETDGGHTWVNWRHYLNEYAPLLFK; the protein is encoded by the coding sequence ATGACCAATATCCTTAAACTTCTCTTCACAGCCTGCCTAGCTGGCGCAGTTACCTTTGGTAATCAGGCTCTGGCTCAGATGCCACAGCGTCAGCCTACTCCAAACGATACGCTCAAGTCGCCCCGAGTACTCGGCGACAAACGGGCTGTGATTAGCATATATGCCCCGAAAGCCACCGAAGTTGTGGTTTCGGGCGATTTCATGAGCCAAAACAAACCCATGAATCTCACCAAAAACGATCAGGGCGTATGGTCGGCGGTAATTGGCCCGCTAAAGCCCGATTATTACACCTATACCCTACTGGTCGACGGGGTGCGGACCATGGACCCCAAGAATCCGATTATCAAGCAGGGGATCAGCAGCCTGGAGAATATAATGACCGTACCGGGTGCTGAAACGGCTTTCGAAGACAATAAGCCCGTTCCGCATGGCGAAGTCCGGGAAGTGTGGTACGACTCGAAGTCGCTGGGTATGATGCGCCGGATGCATGTCTATACGCCACCGGGTTACGAAAAAGGTATGACAAAGTACCCGGTGTTTTACCTGCTCCATGGCGGTGGCGATGATGACTCGGGTTGGAACACCGTAGGGCGCGCCGGCTTCATTATCGACAATTTGCTGGCTGCCGGTAAGGCAAAACCCATGATTGTGGTAATGCCCAACGGAAGTATGCCAATGGATATCACTCCTGGAGCCGATATGAGCAAGGCCATGTCGTCGATGCGTACGATGTTTGCCGACGAGCTTCTGAAAGAGGTGATGCCTCATGTTGAAAAAAACTATCGTGCCCTGACGAATCGTGAAAACCGGGCCATTGCAGGTCTGTCGATGGGTGGGTTCCAGACACTGGACCTGACCCTGGGCCATCCCGAACTCTTCAACTATGTAGGCGTGTTCAGTTCCGGTTTTTTTGGCGCTACCATCGACGAAGCGGAGACCTACTATGCCAAAGGCTTGCAGGATCCTACCTTCAACAAAAACAAAAAACTGTTCTGGATTGAAATCGGGAAAGACGACTTTGTAATGGATGCCAACAAAAAAACAATGGCTCTGCTCGACAAACACCACATCAACTATCAATATAAAGAAACCGATGGTGGACATACGTGGGTAAACTGGCGTCATTATCTGAACGAATACGCTCCATTACTATTCAAATAG
- a CDS encoding LytTR family DNA-binding domain-containing protein, translating to MKLSAILVDDERASLDALRVKIQKVAPDLDVIQTFQQPTEAVAELAHYKPDVVFLDIDMPGMDGFTLLRELGSHDFEVIFCTAYGQYAIDALRVSALDFLLKPIHEVELRQAIDRLHQKRQHREFLSPNANRSIPSAHALFNKIAVSSLRGLTFVPIQDIIRLEADSNYTTFYLVDGRKIVATKTLKDFADMLEPLNFVRIHRSSLINLHHLNEYVRGEGGTVIMCDGSEVEVSRREKQHFLERIGWS from the coding sequence ATGAAGCTTTCTGCTATTCTGGTCGATGATGAACGGGCAAGCCTGGATGCGTTGCGGGTAAAAATCCAGAAAGTAGCACCAGATCTGGATGTTATACAAACGTTTCAGCAACCAACAGAAGCCGTAGCTGAACTGGCTCATTACAAACCCGATGTTGTATTTCTGGACATCGACATGCCGGGCATGGATGGCTTTACGCTCCTCCGCGAACTAGGCTCCCACGATTTTGAAGTAATCTTTTGCACCGCCTATGGCCAGTATGCCATTGATGCATTGCGGGTAAGCGCACTCGACTTTCTGCTCAAGCCCATCCATGAAGTTGAACTTCGGCAAGCTATTGACCGGCTACATCAGAAACGGCAACACCGCGAATTTCTTTCTCCCAATGCCAATCGGTCGATTCCATCGGCCCACGCGCTGTTCAACAAAATTGCCGTATCGTCGCTGCGAGGGCTGACTTTTGTACCAATCCAGGATATTATCCGGCTCGAAGCCGATAGTAACTACACGACCTTTTATCTGGTCGATGGACGCAAGATTGTGGCAACAAAAACTCTCAAGGATTTTGCTGATATGCTCGAACCCCTCAACTTCGTGCGAATCCACCGCTCGTCGCTGATTAATTTGCATCATCTCAACGAGTATGTTCGTGGCGAAGGCGGAACGGTTATTATGTGCGATGGAAGCGAAGTAGAAGTCTCACGGCGGGAGAAACAGCACTTTCTCGAACGTATTGGATGGAGCTGA